AGCGTAGACactcagagctattaattctttaaacaatggatttaacagggcacacccgGGCAACGAGAAACACCTATAAGTCaagtgttccaatatttttggtcacttgaaaaaatgggtgggttcaaacaaaaggtgccatgttctaagttgtttaaaacatctagatgtaaatacgaggaaatgaaaactgaaataaaaaaacacgtctttcattaacaaatgaaaaattgtaatcgtCTGCAAATCGCTgtcgtataagaggaataaaacacttcaaacttcagggcatgctgttataggacagTAGTCCACTTaaaggtggtaacagtaactctagTTTATGTCTGGcagtatcacaccaccccatcatggattattttcctattctGTTTTAATCTTTACCGATATTCTCTCATTAGCAAGACAtttttctgtgctgctatgaccaaacaaaacacaaacaccagtACTGGAGACTTGGTGGTTGAGGAGAAACACCTAGTGTGAAAGCATCCTAAATAATCAAattcagacaccaaacatgacTGACTGTATTTAGCGtacaaagacaattttgtgtcatttttggcACACTGTTCTTGTAGTTAAATTCCTATACACTGAAAAATGATTGTATTGTGAAATAGGTCGTGCTTTCATTATTTGTATGCAGGCGTCACAGTGTTGAACAAATCCAAATGGAAAGGTGGAACATTACAAATTGAACTGGCAAAGGAAAGCTTCTTACACAGGTAGTTTTTGTGATCATAgtttaaaatgtacacatgCATAATAAtgttcttctcttttctctacgtgttttgtttgtttacttaattTTTTGCTTATTTAGCTGTtacatttttagttatttaatttgatgtatttttttattctacttttttttctgtccctcTGTTGGGAGTGgctttaaaaactttatatattgctgttatatatttattattattattctaaattgtttatttatttatttgtttgtttatttactatcCTTCTCCTCCGGTGGTGGCGggtttaaaacaaattttaaaaacgtGGTTTAACGCATTGATATTGATGCTGTGTGATGGTTTAGCAGTAAAACTAAACTGGAGTCCTTTATGAAATCTGTTCCCAGACTCGCAGAGGAGCGGCAGCAAGCAGCTGAGAAGATTCAGACACCGAGGATTGAGGCAAAAGAAAAAATCGTGGAGTCCTTCAAGGCAGCTGGTGTAGAGAACTTCCACATGAAAGCAGCTGTTCCAGGAACTGAGATCCCAGGACATAAGGTTCATCCTTGCAGTATGATCCTCTATCCAAACACTGATCCGAAAGATTGGCTCCATTGTGCTGTGTGATGTTCTCCTATAATTTACTCTCAGTTTTAGCTCCTACCTGTAATGTAGCTCCTAACACAAGCTAGCTCAATTGAGCCCAAACTCGCAAGCAGTTTACAATGACCTGAAAAGTTAAGAGTCGGTGGGAATCAGGAAAACAGCTCACACAACCTAACCAAAATACCAGAGAGATTCACTAAAATCCAAACGACCAGTACGGTACGAGACCTGAAAATCCAAGTGGAATAAAAGTCCACATTTATATcatatgcataaatataattttttgttgtttcacTCATAGTCTATTAACATTTTTGTTACTTGTTATAATGAAAGAAATTCTTGTTGTTTGatcattttaaagtaattttcTGCTCTCAATTGTAGCTGTAAGTAAGAAATGAACCACTTGGGGGCGTGCTGTTTTAGGAATATACTCAACCATGGGGTGGTCTGATGCCGTCAGATGCAGTGGACTGGAgttcttttcctttttatatCACAATTGTACTTCGTATCAGTTTATATAGGGAACAGTCAGGAACCAGTGAGAGTACAAAGAAGCATTATCTCTATTCTTTTACTCAAAGTTAATGGTATGTTTCACctgtaaggaaaaaaataaatataaaaacgtGTAAATAAATGATGCATACAAAATCACGTACACTCACCAgtcactttaacaggaacacttGTACGCCTGCTCATTTATACAGTCATCCAAgataatacataaaatcatgcaagatgcacgtcaagagcttcagttgttgttcacatcaagcatcagaatgaagaaaaatgtgacCTTTTTGactttaactatggcatggatgttggtgccagatgggctggtttgaatatttcagaaactgctgatctcctgggattttcacacacaacattctctAGAATGATGCAAAAATATCCAGtgtgtggagggtctgcagactgaaacaccttgttgatgagagagatcagaggagaatgaccagactggtttaagctgacaggaaggctatagtaactcaaataatcactctttacaactgtggtgagcagaaaagtatctcagaatgcacaaaaaaTTCAAAggtgaggtggatgggctacaactaGAAGtctacatcaggttccactcttgtcagcACGGATGATCCCAGTGGCTTATGGCTTCCTAATGTAAATACAGTGTTACACGTTAGAATTATGTTTCTGTTAGTAACCTTTTTATTGTTATCTTTGTCTTCTCTCTAGAATTGGGTGGTGAGCAAATTTGGAAGAGTCCTTCCTGTCGTTCATCTGAAATGTCAAGGCAAAAACAAGATATCCTTTTTCCATTTACGCCCGTTGGCAATCACCACAACGTAGCCAATTGGAaactttgttttttcagcactgACTTTTTCATAATGCACAGTATGTCTCATAATATTTAGCTTTGTTAACACAGTGCAAGCGAAAAAAGCAGTgacatgttaaaaatatatatggggGAAAAACTAGAGttgcaaagattttttttttttatttcatgtgtaCGTTCATAAGAGAAATAGATTTATGTATATTTCAGTGGAGTTGGTCATGTGGTCCTGATTGTGTTGTAACAAGGCTCTGGCCCCTCTTCGTTAAGCATAATTAAGTCATTAATTTAGTCATTTCATATAAATGTTACTAGTTGATTTGTCTTAACTGATCTTTTAAGTCCTGAAGTACGATCCATCGAAGCACTGCCACAATATCAAGAAATTTGAGACCGAGGACGGCTTCACTCCAGTGTCCAAACTGACGTGGCAGATCGATGGTGGGGATGAAGAGATCAGCAAGAGAAGACGAGGCGAGTTCCCACCACAGAAAAAACATCCCACGGAGACCAAAAATGAAAGTTTGGACCCAAGCACTATTCCGTATTCTAAAACTGCCCCTGAGAAGGGGACGACAGCGCAGAACAGAGATGGTGCCCTACGTGTGCTGCAAGGCCGTAAGCCTCGAGCGTGTGTGTTAGACAGCGATGCTGACTCGGAGGACGAACTCCGGATACTAGTCGCACAAGAGCTTTCACAAAACCATAAAACAGTCGCCACAGAAGATGACGGAAACCTCGAGGTAGTGGGTGATGACTTTGTTGTGAAATCCAACATGTTCTGGGGTAGAGGAGAAACCGGCATGATTGCACACCTCGGTTTGAAACCTCCAGAGGACGATGAGGAGTACGACTCGGCTGACACAGATGAAATATTGACGCGGAATAAAAATTCAGGCAAAGCCGGGGATCTAACTGAGACTGGAACAGGCAGTAATAAGTCTCCTGTAAAGTCCAAGAAGATCGATGGGAAGAAGCCGGCAATCAAAAACGCTCAGACACCTACCGAATCAGAGTCGGATACCGACGCCGAATCATCAAGTGAAAGCACTGATTCTAACTATGAAGCAATGATGGGGAACTGCCACAGGTTGGAGCTGTCACTAGCAGATTTGGAGGATCTTGTTAAAAATATGGAGGATGAAGAAAGTGGTGACGACTCAAGTGCAGGACCAAGCGAAACGCCCAAACTATGTTCTGTACATGAAACCGGGCCTCAGAGAGCGCAGTCAAAAAAGAACGGCATAAACCCTGAGGATATTTTAGCATCTCTCTTCGGACCAGATGAGGacaaagaggagaaaaagaaaaaagacaaaaagtcgTGTCTTCCTGCTTTTGTTGGGACGAAGGACCTTTTTGCTAGCACTGCCATACCCACTGGACTTAAAAGAGCAGCTGAAAAAGTGAACTCTGAATTTGGCGAAGAACCTAAAAGACTAAGACGAGACTTGAAATCACTGGAAGATAAAGAGTCATCAAGTGCACAGGTACCTACGCTAAACAAGAAAGACACCAAGGTCAATATGGATTGTTCCAGTGATGAAATTGAAATTACTCCAGAACCAAAGAAGCTTGCTTCTAAACAAAGTTCTTCCCTCAAAGTAAATGACCGAACGCATTCTGTGCCTAAACATCGAACATCTTTACCCCAGACTAAACACTCATccagtgatgaagaggaggaagagcaaACCATCCCTTTACAAGCCAAAACTTCAAAGGCACACGAAATTGCTTCTGATAGCTCCGGGTGCACTGAAGTATCCGAGACGAGCAgcgatgaagaggaggagaaaagtAATGAACCCGAAGTAGCCTCAAAGCCTACTTGTAAACAGATTAATGAAAACACTGCTTCAGGTCCAAAGCCGTTTCAGCAGTCTGTGTTAGACCCAGTGAAGCAGCAGCAGGACAATCAGAAGCGTCTCGCTGCTGTGGAACAGAGGTGGAGAGAGGCCGAGGAACAGAAGCAGCTTATACAGGGTGCTCTCTCGAAAGTGGTGAGTAACCAGGTGTTCACGCTGAGCTTCATTCATCAAAACGGATATGAGCGAATCTGTTCAGGAATCAttcagaacaagaacaagataGTTGGCATTCATGAAAATTTAGTTTGTACTTTATTACGTTGTCCAGTTTAAATAGCTTATTTATGTatgcaaatttatatatatatatatatatatatatatatattataatgagtAGCGTATATGTTGCGCGCCAGGCTTCCTGCAGCTTCTGTTAAgctacgttcacacatacagcgagtCGCAGCTGCAAAGCGACCGGAGGCCATTCACTTTCAATGCGAGCTGACGACTTCCAGCGGCATGAGAGACGGTGACTGTTggtgactagatgtgggcgtgtccagccaCGCAACAAGGTTGAGGAAAGTTTCATGCAAATTTGGAGAGACTTCCggtgggagtgaagacagtaaaAGCGTACGTGATCCGTGATCCGCCATGCTGCCTGGAAGTCCGAATTGTTTCTTGGACCCAGGCAGTCCAGCGTTTGCGATTTCACGGCAGATAAATGGCCACGATGGCAAAGAGCGCACACTGCTTCTCGTTCATCTTATAGAATATGACATTACGTttacttttattacatttattcatttagcagatgcttttatccaaagcgacttacaaatgaggaaatacaagcaaagcgatatatctagtggagaacaatacaagtagcgctaccatacaagatcttttaattgagttctagataagcaaagtgcgcagagttgaggtgtaagagccagagaaGGCTCTTTTTtataggggttagttaagtggtcatggaagaggtgggtctgtagctgttttttgaagatggtgagagattctgcggtccggattgaggttggaagttccttccaccactgaggaacagttactttgaatgttcttgaaagggaccttgagctgagtaggtactactaaagcgtcggtcgttgatcgattgcagattgcgtgagggaacgtaagcctgcaggagagagttgaggtagggcggtgctgttccagacaaggtcttgtaggtgagcatcaaggccttgaatatgatccgggcggctacaggaagccagtggagggagatgaagaggggtgtgaaatgggttctcttgggccggttgaagacgaggcgtgctgctgcattctgaatcatctcaaggggtttgatggagctggctgggagacctgagagtagtgcattgcaatagtccagttttgatatgacgagcctggactagtatctgtgtagcctgttcggtgagatagggtgtgattttcttgatgttgtacagaatgaacctacaggaccgtgcagtgcatatgatgcatatatacactggtgatttttttatatacaaacgctctccctccagaatgtttcattttagcagcaagaaaactgatttgttgtcaaaagtggaatgctagttgcgccAACCActaataaatgttactatggcaccCAGTAGCAGGGCCGCCTACTGTCGaattcatagtacagcgactggcgataaaatcactgtatgtgtgagtatGCCTTCAATCTGgctgggttttttccccctggatTGGCCTACGTAAACATCTACACACAGCTTTACTAAAAGGTTGGTTATTGAGACATGGtgttgactgtgtgtgtgtagaaagagCATGAAAAAGCTTACACTGGCTTTGTTTTCATGCAGACATGTTCATCAGTTAATTCATTCTGATTGAATattctgaaggaaatgtttgtatttaactgaaaatatatatatatataggttggTCAAATGATCCATGaatcttttggggttttttttttttatctgatctTTTGTATCCACTTATGGATGGTGCCCTAATTAAGAGTAGCTTTAATGTCAATATTTCATGTTACATtatttataaacttttttttatgaagaCTTTATTGCCCTCTAAAGAGAGAATGAGTggtaggttaaaaaaaagacaagctcCATTTCATTCAAACTACCAGTGTCTGCTTCATTTTCACCATATAATATTACATGAGTAGTAGTCTCACAAGCcggacttttgtgtgtgtgctagagAGTCTGGTATGTTCGGTCAATATGACCAACCAGATTAACCTGTAGCCTATCACTAAACACACAGGAGTATCTCATTTACTCACCACTAAACGCTTCACACACAACTCTGGAATCACTTTGaaagactttttatttatttatttatttatatatatatatatatatatatatatatatatatatatatatatatatatatatacacactttgaAATGCTCATTGTGGTGTGGTGTTCAAAGTTTTCCTACTGAAAACCAGCAgttcaggtacacacacatgctgagaACCAATCAAATTGCAGCATTCAACATTCTGAGGCTTGttgccagaaaagtgtacacaAGACCTCAGAAGCTCCGTATCCCATGGGCAGAGCATCTGATGCTCAGACTCTACATGTTAAAtggcctatttatttatttatttatttatttatttattacatattaaaggacttgcatttttattttttcttaaaaaaaaatcaattaattaattgtttgttttttcttctcaagGATTTGCCAAAtgcaaacaaaggcaaacaTATTGTATTCGATTCTGATGATGAAGATAATAACGACAGTGAAAACACGGCGCCCCAAAAAGCGAGCCTTTTTGATGAAGATTCTGATGAAGATGATGGCTCAGGATCTGAGGTAAAACAAGACCTCAGAGAAAAGGTGAAAAGTCAGAGACGCACCtgatggggttttttgtttgtttgttttttttagcattttaattgtCCTTCCTGGTAATCATTGTAGTTTTATTGATCCTGTTACTTCTTTCTTCTGTGTGGATTGTGTAGGAATTGAAAAAGGCAGGAGGCAGCAAACTGTTCGACAGaagtgaggatgaggatgatggcACTGAGGAAGATCGCTTCAAGATAAAGCCTCAGTTTGAAGGCAGAGCTGGACAGAAGGTCACTTTGATTAACATTCAGATGATTTTGTATTCAGGTTCTTACGGCACACTTGCTCACATGAGTGTTACTCTTCTAGCTCATGGAGTTGCAGTCCAGATTTGGAACTGATCCAAGATTTCAGATGGATGCCAAGTTTCTT
This window of the Ictalurus furcatus strain D&B chromosome 21, Billie_1.0, whole genome shotgun sequence genome carries:
- the nol8 gene encoding nucleolar protein 8; the encoded protein is MKRLYVGGLSHTISQKDLRDRFGKFGEVSDVEIITRKDEHGSPLKTFGYVNINISESEYKRCVTVLNKSKWKGGTLQIELAKESFLHRLAEERQQAAEKIQTPRIEAKEKIVESFKAAGVENFHMKAAVPGTEIPGHKNWVVSKFGRVLPVVHLKCQGKNKVLKYDPSKHCHNIKKFETEDGFTPVSKLTWQIDGGDEEISKRRRGEFPPQKKHPTETKNESLDPSTIPYSKTAPEKGTTAQNRDGALRVLQGRKPRACVLDSDADSEDELRILVAQELSQNHKTVATEDDGNLEVVGDDFVVKSNMFWGRGETGMIAHLGLKPPEDDEEYDSADTDEILTRNKNSGKAGDLTETGTGSNKSPVKSKKIDGKKPAIKNAQTPTESESDTDAESSSESTDSNYEAMMGNCHRLELSLADLEDLVKNMEDEESGDDSSAGPSETPKLCSVHETGPQRAQSKKNGINPEDILASLFGPDEDKEEKKKKDKKSCLPAFVGTKDLFASTAIPTGLKRAAEKVNSEFGEEPKRLRRDLKSLEDKESSSAQVPTLNKKDTKVNMDCSSDEIEITPEPKKLASKQSSSLKVNDRTHSVPKHRTSLPQTKHSSSDEEEEEQTIPLQAKTSKAHEIASDSSGCTEVSETSSDEEEEKSNEPEVASKPTCKQINENTASGPKPFQQSVLDPVKQQQDNQKRLAAVEQRWREAEEQKQLIQGALSKVDLPNANKGKHIVFDSDDEDNNDSENTAPQKASLFDEDSDEDDGSGSEELKKAGGSKLFDRSEDEDDGTEEDRFKIKPQFEGRAGQKLMELQSRFGTDPRFQMDAKFLESDYDEQEQDMEPLQTAEEHELVEEKMKNLSILQSVLNVSIQPRDTKGKIFKDISTLHYDPSSETHAAFETKTDTPKKESKAARRKKRDEAKKLPEVSKDIYYDVTTDLKEAFGTVKEIQNEKKEVSWDQDDDDENKDEAPEEAVPAFSFSSNQGPEPSSGFQFSFFGNDEITKTPTTDEYKAETIKGAKVPWQADPRFQDSSSEEEEEEDAEEEKEEMEGAALVTTPEQPAPTKKFFFFTDDDIRLKEGPSMFCRREKLDDQREAWEEKRKELREEYRKKHKDAKRRIKMTTKT